The following DNA comes from Actinomycetota bacterium.
AACAAATAACCAGTCTTATTAAGCCGGTCTTATTAAAAAATTCTTTATCTTATTAAAAAATTTTTTAAAGACTGCAGTGTAAAAATCTTAAAACATCTATATTTTCCGGCAATTAATTGTATAAACGGCAACAGAATTGTCATAGCATCAATTGTATAAAAGGGGAGTGTAAAAACTACCCTTATTTTTTTTGCATGTATACCAAGTATATTTGTTGACAAATTATGGTATTATAATGATGCTGATTTAAATAGATTTGCCACTGTAATAAGTGAACCTGTCCCGGTATTCTGCTAATGTCGATATTCCCAAAGGTAACAGGTAAAAGACTAATCAAAGTTTTATGTAGAAACGGGTTCATAAAAAAAGTCTTTATCATTTTTGTTTCGTTATCCTTACTATATATGTTTACAGTGATGAATAAGTCACAAGTTGACATAATATATATTATCGGAACTTATATTAATCTTATGCTTTTAACACATTGTTAATATATTAATACTGATTAACATACTAATACTGAATTAATCTGGCTTAACAAGTCCCCGAGCTTCCAAAGCCATTTTCACCTCTGTCCGTATTTTCAAGCTCTTCAGCAAAAACAATTTCTGCTTCCTGAACTTTTATTATTACCAGCTGGCATATTCTGTCATTCTTTTTTATATAAAAATCTTCTCTGCTGTCAAGGTTGATAAGGATTGCTTTAATCTCCCCTCTGTAGTTGCTGTCAATAAGTCCGGGTGTATTGACAAGAGATATACCGTTTTTGATTGCAAGACCGGATCTTGGCTGAACAAAGCCTGCATAGCCTCTGGGTATCTCTATTTTTATACCTGTGGGAATAAGCTTTCTCTCAAAAGGCTTTAAAACGGTATCAATCGTGCTTCTAAGGTCCAGACCGGCATCACCTTCATGAGCATATTCGGGATAAGCGATTGTTTTA
Coding sequences within:
- the dut gene encoding dUTP diphosphatase; translation: MKIRIQILDKTIAYPEYAHEGDAGLDLRSTIDTVLKPFERKLIPTGIKIEIPRGYAGFVQPRSGLAIKNGISLVNTPGLIDSNYRGEIKAILINLDSREDFYIKKNDRICQLVIIKVQEAEIVFAEELENTDRGENGFGSSGTC